CTCGTCACTATATTTAACGCTGTGAAATTTCTCGTATTTAGTACGAAGTCCTTTTAAAATTTCACAGCTATCCTCTATGCTTGGCTCCTCCACGTCTATTTTGGCAAAGCGTCTTGATAGAGCCTTCTCCTTTTCAAAAAAATTTCTATACTCAGTATATGTGGTTGCGCCTATACATCTAAGTGAGCCGTTGGAAAGGGCTGGTTTTAGTAAATTTGACATATCAAGACTTCCACCACTTGTGGCACCTGCTCCTATTATTGTATGAATCTCATCTATGAAAAGTACCGCATTTTCGTGATTACTAGCCTCATCTATGACATCTTTTAGTCGTTTTTCAAAATCACCGCGATATTTTGTGCCAGCTATCATAGCCCCTAGATCAAGGGCGAAAATTTGAGACCCTTTGAGTTTGTCGGGCACTTCATCTTGAGAAATTTTTAGCGCTAATCCTTCTACTATTGCGGTTTTTCCTACTCCAGCCTCACCGACTAATAAAGGATTATTTTTCTTGCGGCGACTTAGGGTCTGCATAAGCCTTTCTAGCTCATGAGTTCTGCCTATAATTGGATCAATCTTTCCCTCTTTTGCAAGAGCTGTTAGATTTATTGAAAATTTACTTAAATTTTCAAATTTATCGCTCTCAGCCGTTGTTTCCTCTTTTATCTTTTGTGCATCTACCCCATAAAAATCTAAAATTTGTGAGCAAAAGCTATCTTTGCTGACCGCAATTTTATACAAAAGCTCTTTGATTCCTATATTTTTATTCTGCGCCTTTGTTTCATCTGTAAGTTCTTTGAAAATTTGCTCAAGCAGTAGTGTCATTTTAGGTTGTTTGTTTTGTGTAACTTGTTCGTTATTTTGTGCAAGATAGTTTTTAAGATCGTTTCTTAATCCTTCAATATCTTTAAGTCCTGCACGAGTAAGCATATCTCTACTCTCTTCATTTAGATTTATTAATACAAATAATATATGCTCACTTGTTAAATATTCGTGCGAATTTGAGTATGCGAACTGTCCTGCTTTTTCCAAAAAATAGCTTAAATTTGCATCCAGCATCACTCCTCCTCTATATTTACTCTTAGCGGATATCCAGCGCTGATAGCTACTTTTCTAACTTCATTTTGTTTGCTAAGAGCAATTTCTTTGATATAAACCCCACATACAGCACTTCCTTCGTTGTGTACTTTTAACATCAACGTAATAGCGCTTTGTGCGCTATGATGAAAAATTTGTGTCAAAACATCTACAACAAAATCCATGCTTGTAACATCATCGTTTAATAAAATAACTTTAAATTTCTTAGGAAATTTAATCTTTTCTTTTAGACTCGTATTTTCCAACGTTCTTTCGCTAGTTTTAGTTGACATTTTTAATTCTCTCAAAATCCTGAGTCAATTTGTCTAAGTGAATCCCGCCCAGATAGTAATGTACTCCAAATTTTCCGCTGGCAATATCTGTTAGTGGTTGATAGATTCCGTTTTTAAGCACCATTTTTATAGGCACAGACTCAAGATGCGGATATTTGATATCTTCTAGAATTTGAGCGCTAAGCTTATCGTTTACAGGAGTATTATTTGAGATAAAATAATATGCATTATATTTTTGTGCAAAATTTTCTATTACGTGCTGGTTTGTTACATTTTCAAAATGTGTTAGTGCAATTATTATAAAATCTTTATCATTTTTTAGTTGAAAATCCATTAGCTCGGGTGCCTCTTTTTGACATGGAGGGCAAAATGTACCAAAGATATCAAACATTATCACCTTGCTCTCATCGCCCTTTATGACAAATCCACCCTCTGTCCTAAGAAGTGTTAGCTCCTTGCCAAAAACACTTGCAAGCTTTATCTCTTCGCCTGTTTTATATCCTTCTATCTTAGCAGGGGCTTTGGCAGTCTCGTCCTCTTTACCGCAACCAACTAGAAAAATTACACAAAGAATTGCTAAAAATATTTTTTTCATCTTATTCCTTTAAATTTATATATATCTTTTCATTGCCACGCGAGCCTCTTTGTCAGCCTCTCGCTTCTTTAAACTCTCGCGTTTATCGTGCAAATTCTTACCCTTAGCCAGTGCGATTTTAGCCTTTACGATATTTTTATCGTTTAGATAAAGCACTAGCACAACTAAAGTAAGACCTTCTTGTGTTGCCGCTCCAAAGAGTTTATCTATCTGCTTTCTGTGCATAAGTAGTTTTCTTGGAGCTCTTTCATCAGGGCGAAATGTCGAATGTGTCGTACTAAGATGGCTTATGTGCGCATTTAGTAAAAACATCTCGCCTTTTATAATTCTCACAAAGCTATCTTTTAAATTTGCCCGTCCTGCACGAAGTGCCTTTACTTCGCTTCCTTTTAGCACAACTCCAGCCTCGTAAGTTTCTATTATACTAAAATCATGCAGAGCTTTTTTGTTTTTTGCTAAATCTTTACCCATTTATTACCTTAAAAACAGTGCTTCCACTTCCGCTTAAAAACATATCTTTATACTCTTTCATATCGTTATAAATTTTAAAACAAGGCGCATAAAGATCGTTTAACACATCATTTTTGTAAGTTGCGAGCAACTCGCTACTTTTTATATGTTGCATCTTATTTGCCAAATTTGTATCTATTTTATCCATAAAATTTCTTCTAAATTCTTTATAAACTTCTGGAGTGGAGCAAAAAACATCAGGCGTAAAAATTTTAATTTTAGGAATTTCATCATCAAATTCTTTTACAATCTCGCCTATACCACTCACGTTTGCACTTTTAAATCTGCTTACGAAAAACGCCACATCGGCACCTATGCTCTTTGCTATCTTATAAAGGCGTTCTTTTGAAATTTTTAAATTTAGCTCGCTATTTGCTAAATTTAA
This Campylobacter sp. RM16192 DNA region includes the following protein-coding sequences:
- a CDS encoding TlpA family protein disulfide reductase, which gives rise to MKKIFLAILCVIFLVGCGKEDETAKAPAKIEGYKTGEEIKLASVFGKELTLLRTEGGFVIKGDESKVIMFDIFGTFCPPCQKEAPELMDFQLKNDKDFIIIALTHFENVTNQHVIENFAQKYNAYYFISNNTPVNDKLSAQILEDIKYPHLESVPIKMVLKNGIYQPLTDIASGKFGVHYYLGGIHLDKLTQDFERIKNVN
- a CDS encoding ATP-dependent Clp protease adaptor ClpS is translated as MSTKTSERTLENTSLKEKIKFPKKFKVILLNDDVTSMDFVVDVLTQIFHHSAQSAITLMLKVHNEGSAVCGVYIKEIALSKQNEVRKVAISAGYPLRVNIEEE
- a CDS encoding 4-(cytidine 5'-diphospho)-2-C-methyl-D-erythritol kinase, whose translation is MKSFAKINIFLKIVGTRANYHELISRFILVDEIYDEIWFEKSEKFKLVCDSVDIKDNIVLKAKKALEDAGFKNELDNFFRSHKIVLKKNIPMGAGLGGGSSNAAAFLNLANSELNLKISKERLYKIAKSIGADVAFFVSRFKSANVSGIGEIVKEFDDEIPKIKIFTPDVFCSTPEVYKEFRRNFMDKIDTNLANKMQHIKSSELLATYKNDVLNDLYAPCFKIYNDMKEYKDMFLSGSGSTVFKVING
- the smpB gene encoding SsrA-binding protein SmpB → MGKDLAKNKKALHDFSIIETYEAGVVLKGSEVKALRAGRANLKDSFVRIIKGEMFLLNAHISHLSTTHSTFRPDERAPRKLLMHRKQIDKLFGAATQEGLTLVVLVLYLNDKNIVKAKIALAKGKNLHDKRESLKKREADKEARVAMKRYI